A section of the Mycteria americana isolate JAX WOST 10 ecotype Jacksonville Zoo and Gardens chromosome 19, USCA_MyAme_1.0, whole genome shotgun sequence genome encodes:
- the VSIG10L2 gene encoding LOW QUALITY PROTEIN: V-set and immunoglobulin domain-containing protein 10-like 2 (The sequence of the model RefSeq protein was modified relative to this genomic sequence to represent the inferred CDS: deleted 1 base in 1 codon), with protein MERGRAPLPRWRGPWILCLLPALAGGQPLAAGEAAYEERTVTGVRGRAVELSCGPAVSAPPAVVFWSFAAPAGGSGPPRAVAVGSGPEVAVAPGAGTLGRVTLRNGTLELRELRAAAQGRFLCQGLFPEPGRLRVGYAAVLLRVLVPVSKPFVRPTAAAAAEGAAVALTCAVREGTEPLSFSWQHREPRGGPSAAPAGLGGSRAELRLTPANRSHAGWYACTVRNEVNNRTSEPVYLDIVYGPDEPAISVEPFSPEQGGFSAGEREDVVLSCLAPSNPPSRYVWLHNGSQVHTGQTYVIAAIARAQAGTYTCLAENTHLQTRTQATIVLTVYYPPAGSPSCSALATGDRRDVALRCRWLGGFPPARLRWVGPGPPQEEEEEEEGMMGLSFSMATSIQPGAATRNGSSFSCLASHPALPQGAACGTTLWVPAGGPSCAAAATKGDEYVVLRCRWEGGTPPVTLRWRDGGGQALGDPSPSATVLVLSADGSLGGRDFVCAAAHPLRATSAECHLRLGKPARPRVPSPCRGGVARPCRLRPPASRRAEVPELETERSEVAVLEGGEARLACRRRSGGADLGAAVVWYDPKEREVTPGLARYRLERGEAWVNLTVRDAEWPGDGGIYRCTAANAAGAASLPVRLRVERYPAPPNVTISKLRYTRARTEVRLEWRTQGAGNLTGFVVQRRQAKKPPPQAAGPWETAASDIEPHSRDRRLGGLDPAVVYAFRVLAVNHRTAGHPSEVQTPAEPPFEAYPAVTGAMVAGMLVATAASLLAVRCLARHRNTLPRLHDLLFRTAGPGAQEPIGTPEDAETAASREEGAVPAPAHPSTAAEPLSAPPDATDDPPVNVTVTVTATP; from the exons ATGGAGCGCGGCCGGGCACCGCTGCCGCGTTGGAGGGGGCCCTGGAtcctctgcctgctgccggcACTGGCGGGGG GTCAGCCGCTGGCAGCCGGCGAGGCGGCCTACGAGGAGCGGACGGTGacgggggtgcggggccgggcggtggaGCTGAGCTGCGGGCCGGCGGTATCGGCGCCGCCGGCGGTGGTTTTCTGGAGCTTTGCGGCAccggcggggggctcggggccaCCGCGGGCCGTGGCGGTGGGCTCGGGCCCGGAGGTGGCGGTGGCCCCCGGCGCGGGGACGCTGGGCCGGGTGACCCTGCGCAACGGGACGCTggagctgcgggagctgcgggCGGCCGCCCAGGGCCGCTTCCTCTGCCAGGGGCTCTTCCCCGAGCCGGGCCGGCTCCGCGTGGGCTACGCCGCCGTCCTCCTGCGCGTCCTGG TGCCCGTCTCCAAGCCCTTCGTGCGgccgacggcggcggcggcggcggagggggcggcggtGGCCCTGACGTGCGCCGTGCGGGAGGGGACGGAGCCGCTGAGCTTCTCCTGGCAGCaccgggagccccgggggggtccctcggccgcccccgcggggctggggggctccaggGCAGAGCTGCGCCTGACGCCCGCCAACCGCAGCCACGCCGGCTGGTACGCCTGCACCGTGCGCAACGAGGTCAACAACCGGACCAGTGAGCCCGTCTACCTGGACATCGTCT ACGGCCCCGACGAGCCGGCCATCAGCGTGGAGCCCTTCTCCCCCGAACAGGGGGGCTTCTCGGCGGGCGAGCGGGAGGacgtggtgctgagctgcctggcTCCCTCCAACCCCCCCAGCCGCTACGTCTGGCTCCACAACGGTTCCCAGGTCCACACCGGCCAGACCTACGTCATCGCCGCCATCGCCCGCGCCCAGGCGGGCACCTACACCTGCCTGGCCGAAAACACCCACCTCCAAACCCGCACCCAGGCCACCATCGTCCTCACCGTCTACT ATCCGCCAGCCGGGagccccagctgctctgccctggccaCCGGTGACCGGCGGGACGTGGCCCTGCGGTGCCGCTGGCTGGGGGGCTTCCCCCCGGCACGGCTGCGCTGGGTGGGCCCTGGGCCCCcccaggaagaggaggaggaggaagaggggatgATGGGGTTGAGTTTTTCCATGGCCACCAGCATCCAGCCAGGGGCGGCCACCAGGAACGgcagctccttctcctgcctggCCTCCCACCCCGCGCTGCCGCAGGGGGCTGCGTGCGGGACCACCCTGT GGGTCCCGGCCGGCGGCCCCTCCTGCGCGGCAGCGGCCACCAAGGGCGACGAGTACGTGGTGCTGCGGTGCCGGTGGGAGGGGGGCACGCCGCCCGTCACCCTGCGCTGGCGGGACGGCGGGGGCCAGGCCTTGGGGGACCCCTCGCCCTCCGCCACCGTCCTGGTGCTGAGCGCCGACGGCAGCCTGGGGGGCCGGGATTTCGTCTGCGCGGCCGCCCACCCGCTACGGGCCACCAGCGCCGAGTGTCACCTCCGGCTGGGTAAGCCGGCTCGC CCCCGGGTGCCCTCACCGTGCCGCGGTGGGGTTGCACGTCCCTGCCGGCTGCGTCCCCCCGCTTCTCGCCGCGCAGAGGTGCCCGAGCTGGAGACGGAGAGGAGCGAGGTGGCGGTGCTGGAGGGCGGCGAGGCGCGGTTGGCGTGCCGGCGGCGCAGCGGCGGCGCCGATCTGGGTGCCGCCGTGGTTTGGTACGACCCTAAGGAGCGGGAGGTGACGCCGGGGCTGGCCAGGTACCGGTTGGAGCGGGGAGAAGCGTGGGTCAACCTCACCGTCCGGGATGCCGAGTGGCCGGGGGACGGCGGGATCTACCGCTGCACCGCAGCCAACGCCGCGGGCGCCGCCAGCCTCCCCGTCCGCCTCCGCGTGGAGC GGTACCCGGCCCCCCCCAACGTCACCATCAGCAAGCTGCGGTACACGCGGGCGCGCACCGAGGTGCGGCTGGAGTGGCGGACACAGGGTGCCGGCAACCTCACCGGCTTCGTGGTACAGCGACGGCAAGCCAAGAAACCCCCCCCGCAGGCGGCCGGCCCCTGGGAAACGGCCGCCAGCGACATCGAGCCCCACTCCCGCGACCGGCGCCTGGGGGGGCTGGACCCGGCCGTGGTCTACGCTTTCCGCGTCCTGGCCGTCAACCACCGGACGGCCGGGCACCCCTCCGAGGTGCAGACGCCAG CCGAGCCTCCCTTCGAGGCCTACCCAGCGGTGACGGGGGCAATGGTGGCAGGGATGCTGGTGGCCACCGCGGCATCGCTCCTGGCCGTGCGCTGCCTCGCCCGCCACAGGAACACCCTCCCAC ggctgcacGACCTGCTCTTCCGCAC GGCTGGTCCCGGCGCCCAGGAGCCCATCGGCACGCCGGAGGATGCCGAAACGGCCgcaagcagggaggagggagcagtACCGGCACCGgcacaccccagcacagcagcag AGCCGCTCTCGGCACCGCCGGATGCCACCGACGACCCACCGGTTAACGTCACCGTCACCGTGACAGCAACGCCGTGA